Below is a genomic region from Henckelia pumila isolate YLH828 chromosome 3, ASM3356847v2, whole genome shotgun sequence.
tctgggcttagaattccactgatgtgggccactgaggtggactttgtgtgccagacctgcctgggctttgaattccactgatgtgggccactgaggtggactttgagtgtcaaacctgcctgggctttgaattccactgatgtgggccactgaggtggactttgtagGGAAGttccataaaaaaaattgactttTGCATTTAAATTGTTCCAAAAATTGACGCTAAACAGGACTGAccataaagtaaaaaaaaaaaaaccaggaCTGACttctgaaaaaaaattgagaaataaATAACGCAAAAAGAATGACTAACTGGTTATTCAGCTTAGGGAGCTATAGCATGATGAGGCCCGAGCTAAGCTACTAGGGATAGTATTTTTTCAAGTGTTGAGCATTCCATGACCTTTTACCCCTCTTGCCTTGGGCATCTTCCAAGTAATATGCAGCTATTCCAGCTTTTCCTATCACCTTGAATgggccttcatacttggcctctAGCTTTCCTCTTTCCTCTGGATGTTGTATCTTTCACATAACCAGATCTCCCTCCTGGAAAACCTTAGGGTATACTCTTTTGTTATAGGCCTGGGTCATTCGTTTGCGATAGGCTGCGAGCCTAATTGACCACCGGGACCTGTGCTCCTCAAGTAAGTCCAAATCCATTGCTCGCAGTTCTTGATTGTTTGGGCCGTATGCCATGATCCTGGAACTCTCTTATCTGATCTCTGCTGGGAGAACAGCTTCAGTCCCATACACCATGCTGAAAGGGGTTTCACCCGTACCGGATCGAGTTGTAGTTCGGTAAGACCACAATACTGAAGGGAGCTCGTCTGCCCACTTGCCCTTGGCTGCATCCAATCGTGTCTTAAGGGCTTGGACTATCGTTCTGTTGGTAACTTAGACTTGTCCATTCCCTTGAGGGTATGCTATAGAGGTGAAAACTTGTTCGATCTTCATTTCCTGGAACCATGCCTGAACTTTGGATCCACAGAACTGTCTCCCATTATCTGATGCCAACCTGCGAGGGATTCCGAAGTGGCACACTATATTTTTCCATAGAAAATTGAGCACTTCATTTTCTGCAATTTTGGCTAAGGGCTCGACTTCAACCCATTTGGAAAAATAATCGACTGCGACCAATAAAAATTTTCTTTGTCCTATGCTAACAGGGAATGGCCCCACAATATCCATTCCCCATTGATCAAAAGGACAAGCGGCCACCACTGCCTTCATGTATTCTGCAGGTCTCCATTGTAGGTTAGCATGTCTCTGGCAATTATAACAAGAATTAACCAGATCTGCTGAGTCTTTCGGCATGGTTGGCCAGAAGAATCCTGCCAAAAGTGCTTTTCGAGCTAGGGCCAGACTGCCCAGGTGACTGCCACAAGACCCTTCATGAATTTCTCGTAAGACATAATTGGCCTCATCAGGACCCAAACATTTTAACAAAGGCTGAGAGAAAGATCTTTTAAACAGAATTTGATCGATCACGACAAAGCGGAGAGCCCTTCTCTTAACTTCCTTTGCTTTCTTATTATCACTCGGTAATTCTTTCTTGATTAGATATTTGTGCATATCATATCGCCAGTCTCCTTCCGGTACCTGAGCTATAATTTCATCCAAAGTTTCTAGTTGTGAAACAAGTTCCCGACCTGCGACAATGGGATCAGATCGGTTACTCAGAGCACTGGCTAAGCGGGCCAAGTGGTCTGCCTTCATATTTTCATCCCGGGGGATGAGCTCTAAGTTCAACTCGGTGAACCCTTCTTTGGCTTTGTCTAATGCTTTGATATATCTCAACATCTTCTTATCTTTACATTCAAATCTCCCGTTGCTCTGTTGGATTGCTAATTGGGAATCGGAATACAGATTAGCTCGGGAG
It encodes:
- the LOC140889596 gene encoding uncharacterized protein, yielding MEDFRRWVIMSVRVPSWNCDHLTLGGKTNISIRLDFKASNNEAEYEALLLELKAARNLGISRANLYSDSQLAIQQSNGRFECKDKKMLRYIKALDKAKEGFTELNLELIPRDENMKADHLARLASALSNRSDPIVAGRELVSQLETLDEIIAQVPEGDWRYDMHKYLIKKELPSDNKKAKEVKRRALRFVVIDQILFKRSFSQPLLKCLGPDEANYVLREIHEGSCGSHLGSLALARKALLAGFFWPTMPKDSADLVNSCYNCQRHANLQWRPAEYMKAVVAACPFDQWGMDIVGPFPVSIGQRKFLLVAVDYFSKWVEVEPLAKIAENEVLNFLWKNIVCHFGIPRRLASDNGRQFCGSKVQAWFQEMKIEQVFTSIAYPQGNGQV